The sequence CCTTGTCCAGATTCCAGATCACCGCGTCGGCGTTGAACTCGCTGCCGTCGTGAAACTTCACGCCCTTGCGAAGGGTGAAGCGCCATTTGGTCTTGTCGGCATCGTCCACTTTCCATTCGGTGGCGAGGCCCGGCACCAGCTTGCCCGGGCGATCGGCGACGTCCATCTCCCAGGCCACCAGCGGATCGTAGATCGTGTAGGCCGTGAACTGATAGGCGCCGGCGCCGCGATCGGGCTGCCCCGTCGTCAGCGGAATATCCGCCATCGAGATGCCGTAGCGCACCACCGTTTCGGCGCGCGCCGAGATTACGGAAACTGTCAGCGCAAGCACGGCGAGACAGGTCGACAGACGAATACGCATGGCCCAAAGCTCCAGGGAGGATCTGGGGCCAAACTTGCAATCTTGATGCCAGAATAGGCAGTGCGCCTGTTTCGCCCGTGCGTCATCACAAGGACTTGTCGTCGCAGGGGCAATTTGCAGAAAAAGTTTCTCCTTGGCATAGCCATTGCATACGATTGCATCAAAATTAATCATCGAAAGCCGAAGAAGGATCGAGGCGATGCTTATCAAGAACAAGAAGACACGGGCGGCGCTGATCGCGCTCTTGGCGCTTGGCAGCGCGGCCGCATGGCCGCGCGTGGTCGCTGCGGAAACGGTGCTGCGCATCGGCATGACTGCTGCCGATATTCCGCGCACCCTCGGCCAGCCCGATCAGGGTTTTGAAGGAAATCGCTTCACCGGCCTCACCATGTATGACGCGCTGACCGGCTGGGACCTGTCCTCTGCCGACAAGCCGAGCGTGGTGATCCCGGGCCTTGCCACCGAGTGGAAGGTCGACGATGCCGACAAGACCAAATGGACCTTCAAGCTGCGCCCCGGCGTGACCTTCCATGACGGCACGCCGTTCAATGCCGACGCCGTGGTATGGAACGTCGAGAAGGTGCTGAAGCAGGACGCGTCGCAATTCGACGCCAGCCAGGTCGGCGTCACGGCCTCGCGCATGCCGACGCTGGCCTCCGCGAAGAAGATCGACGACATGACGGTCGAGCTCACCACCAAGGAGCCCGACAGCTTCCTGCCGATCAACCTCACCAATTTGTTCATGGCGAGCCCGGCGAAGTGGCAGCATTTCTACGACAAGGCCGAAGGCGCCGATGCCAAGGCGAAGTCGCAGGCCGCCTGGACCGCCTTCGCCAAGGACGCCGCGGGCACCGGCCCCTGGAAGATGGCGAGCTTCACCCCGCGCGAACGGCTCGAGCTGGTCAAGAACGCGAGCTACTGGAACAAGGATCGCGTGCCCAAGGTCGACAAGATGGTGCTCCTGCCGATGCCGGAGGCGAATGCGCGCACCGCGGCGCTGCTGTCCGGGCAGGTCGATTGGGTCGAGGCGCCGGCGCCGGATGCGCTGCCCGAGCTGAAGCAGCGCGGCTTCAAGCTCTACGCCAACGAGCAGCCGCATGTCTGGCCGTGGCAGTTCTCGCGCGTCGAGGGGTCGCCCTGGAACGACATCCGCGTGCGCAAGGCGGCCAACCTCTGCGTCGATCGCGAAGGCCTCAAGGACGGCCTGCTTGCGGGGC is a genomic window of Bradyrhizobium sp. CB1717 containing:
- a CDS encoding ABC transporter substrate-binding protein — protein: MLIKNKKTRAALIALLALGSAAAWPRVVAAETVLRIGMTAADIPRTLGQPDQGFEGNRFTGLTMYDALTGWDLSSADKPSVVIPGLATEWKVDDADKTKWTFKLRPGVTFHDGTPFNADAVVWNVEKVLKQDASQFDASQVGVTASRMPTLASAKKIDDMTVELTTKEPDSFLPINLTNLFMASPAKWQHFYDKAEGADAKAKSQAAWTAFAKDAAGTGPWKMASFTPRERLELVKNASYWNKDRVPKVDKMVLLPMPEANARTAALLSGQVDWVEAPAPDALPELKQRGFKLYANEQPHVWPWQFSRVEGSPWNDIRVRKAANLCVDREGLKDGLLAGLMVPASGTFEPGHPWRGKPSFEIKYDKAAAQKLMQEAGFGPAKKLSVKIQTSASGSGQMQPLPMNEYLQQALAECYFDVKLDVIEWNTLFTNWRRGAKDPSANGSNATNVTYAAMDPFFALVRFLQSGMAPPVSNNWGFINEPKFDELVKKARQTFDPAARDAALAELHAASVDDAAFLYVAHDVGPRAMSPKVTGVVQPKSWFIDFSLVSMQ